In Humulus lupulus chromosome 7, drHumLupu1.1, whole genome shotgun sequence, the following are encoded in one genomic region:
- the LOC133789751 gene encoding extensin-2-like translates to MRGQGQPRHWPRLVFAMAICLIATSVVADYDKPYVYASPPPPKKVEHSPLYVYKSPPPPPKNVIHPPYHYNSPPPPSPSPPPPYVYKSPPPPKHVSHPPYVYKSPPPPSPSPPPPYVYKSPPPPVHSPPPPYIYKSPPPPSPSPPPPYVYKSPPPPVHSPPPPYIYKSPPPPVHSPPPPYIYKSPPPPVHSPPPPYIYKSPPPPVHSPPPPYIYKSPPPPKEISHPPYVYKSPPPPSPSPPPPYIYKSPPPPVHSPPPPYIYKSPPPPVHSPPPPYIYKSPPPPIHSPPPPYIYKSPPPPKEISHPPYAYKSPPPPSPSPPPPYIYKSPPPPVHSPPPPYIYKSPPPPVHSPPPPYIYKSPPPPSPSPPPPYIYKSPPPPVHSPPPPYIYKSPPPPVHSPPPPYIYKSPPPPKHKSHPPYVYKSPPPPSPSPPPPYIYKSPPPPVHSPPPPYIYSSPPPPSKIVHRPSHSYKSPPPPTPKYDYKSPPPPSHKPYVYSSPPPPKYY, encoded by the coding sequence ATGAGGGGCCAAGGACAGCCGAGGCATTGGCCTCGACTAGTTTTTGCTATGGCAATTTGTCTCATAGCAACTAGTGTAGTTGCTGATTACGACAAGCCTTATGTTTATGCTTCTCCACCACCACCAAAGAAGGTTGAACACTCTCCTCTCTATGTTTACAAGTCTCCTCCACCGCCACCAAAGAATGTAATCCACCCACCGTACCACTACAATTCCCCACCTCCACCATCTCCTTCACCACCACCTCCTTATGTTTACAAGTCTCCACCTCCACCAAAGCATGTTAGCCACCCACCTTATGTCTACAAGTCTCCTCCTCCACCATCCCCATCACCACCACCTCCTTATGTCTATAAGTCTCCTCCTCCACCAGTCCACTCACCTCCACCTCCTTATATCTATAAGTCTCCACCTCCTCCATCTCCTTCACCGCCTCCTCCTTATGTCTACAAGTCCCCTCCACCACCAGTTCACTCGCCACCACCTCCTTACATTTACAAGTCTCCCCCTCCACCAGTTCACTCGCCACCACCTCCTTACATCTACAAATCCCCACCCCCACCAGTCCACTCGCCACCACCTCCATACATTTACAAGTCCCCACCTCCACCAGTGCACTCACCACCACCTCCCTACATCTATAAATCTCCACCACCACCTAAGGAAATAAGCCACCCACCATATGTTTACAAGTCTCCACCTCCACCATCTCCATCACCACCCCCTCCGTATATCTACAAGTCCCCTCCTCCACCAGTCCACTCACCCCCACCTCCATACATTTACAAGTCCCCACCTCCACCAGTGCACTCACCCCCACCTCCTTACATCTACAAATCCCCACCACCACCAATCCACTCACCCCCACCTCCCTACATCTATAAATCTCCACCACCACCTAAGGAAATAAGCCACCCACCATATGCTTACAAATCTCCACCTCCACCTTCTCCATCACCACCCCCTCCATATATCTACAAGTCCCCTCCCCCACCAGTCCACTCACCACCACCCCCATACATTTACAAGTCTCCACCTCCACCAGTACACTCTCCTCCACCTCCGTACATTTACAAGTCTCCACCCCCACCATCCCCATCACCACCACCTCCATACATCTATAAATCCCCACCACCACCAGTTCACTCACCACCACCTCCTTACATCTATAAGTCTCCACCCCCACCAGTTCACTCTCCCCCACCTCCCTACATCTACAAATCTCCACCACCGCCTAAGCATAAAAGCCACCCACCATATGTTTACAAATCTCCACCTCCACCATCACCATCACCTCCTCCTCCATACATTTATAAATCCCCACCTCCACCAGTTCACTCACCGCCACCTCCTTACATTTACAGTTCTCCTCCTCCTCCATCAAAGATAGTACATCGTCCTTCACACTCTTACAAATCTCCTCCACCCCCAACTCCCAAGTATGATTATAAATCACCACCACCGCCGTCTCACAAGCCATACGTCTACAGTTCACCTCCACCTCCTAAATACTACTAA